The Paenibacillus wynnii DNA window CAGCATTGTTCGCATCGGATTTGTACCGTATGTACACACGTTATGCAGATACACAAGGCTGGCGAGTGGAACTTATGGATGTGAATGCCAATGACCTAGGCGGATTCAAAGAGGTAATCTTCCTCATTAATGGCCGTGGCGCATATAGCAAAATGAAATTCGAAAGCGGTGCACATCGTGTGCAACGTATTCCTACGACCGAATCAGGCGGACGGATTCATACATCTACTTCAACGGTATCCGTGATGCCGGAAGCGGAAGAATTTGAAATTGAAATTCACGATAGAGATATTCGTGTAGATACATTCTGTTCGAGTGGTGCAGGCGGCCAGTCCGTTAATACGACTAAATCCGCTGTACGCGTAACGCATATACCTACTGGAATCATGGCTACTTGTCAGGATGGTAAATCACAGAACTCCAATAAAGAAAAGGCACTGCAAGTTCTGCGCGCTCGTATCTCGGATCTGAAACGCCAAGAGGAAGAAGCGAAATATGCCGGAGAACGTAAGAGCAAAGTGGGTACGGGTGACCGTAGTGAGCGTATTCGTACGTACAATTTCCCGCAAAGCCGCGTAACCGATCATCGTATTGGTCTAACGCTTCACCGTCTGGAGCAGATTATGAACGGGGATATTACGGAAATCATTTCAGCTTTGTCGATTGCAGAACAAACCGAATTGATGGAAAAAGGAGAATAATGCTTTGAAATATGACGCTTTTGTCATGTCGGAAGTGCAAAGCATCCGGGAAGCCTTTGCGGAGGCTTCTTCTTTTTTGAGCCAGTGCGGATGCAACGAACCGCAGCGCAGCGCCCAATTACTGCTCGAGCATGCGCTTGGCTTGTCCGGGGCGGCTTATTACATGGCATTTGCCGATCCCTTTCCGGCGGAGCTGCGCTCCGCTTGGGAGGAATCGGTTACCCGCCGCGGCACGGGAGAACCCGTGCAGTATATTATAGGGGAACAGGAATTTTACGGGCGGAGCTTTGAAGTGACGCCCGATGTGCTTATTCCCCGGCCCGAAACGGAGCTGCTCGTTGAGGCGGTCTTGAAGTACGGCGCGGAGCTATGGCCGGATGGACGGGCCTGCGGTCAGGCCGCGGATGATACTCCAGCCGCGCGCTCACTGACCGCTGTGGACATCGGCGCCGGCAGCGGCGCGATCTCCGTCACGCTGGCTGCCGAAGCGCCGGCGTGGCGGGTCTCCGCCGGCGACATCTCGCCGGCGGCACTGGCCGTAGCCGCGCGCAATGCCTTGCGCCACGGCGCGGCTGTGGATTTCCGGCTCGGCGACCTGCTCGAGCCGTTTGCGGGTATGGAGACGGATATCCTCGTCTCCAACCCGCCGTACATTCCCGGCGGTGACATCGCCGGGTTGCAGCGCGAGGTGCGCGAGCATGAGCCGCGCACGGCACTGGACGGCGGCGAGGACGGGCTGGACCCGTACCGCCGCATGATGGAGCAGCTCACGCTGCTCCCGGCTCCGCCGCGGCTGGTCGGCTTCGAGCTCGGCCTCGGCCAGGCGGAGCAGGTAGCCGGCCTGCTTGCGGCGGCCGGTCACTGGAGTGAGATCGTTACGATTAACGATCTCGCTGGAATTCCACGGCATGTGCTTGGAATATCACGCTAATTCTTACAGAATCAGTGGAATTGTATTCTTGCTTCCCCTTCCCTTACAATGAAAACAACGGCTTTAGGTACAAATATGTGCCGAAAAGGCCAATACAGAGAGCAAGGAGGCAGAGCATGCTCCAAAAAATTAAAAAAGTAGACGGCGTGATTGTCGTTATTCTCGTATTGTTAATGGCCGTCAGCATCTTTGCCATTTATAGTGTTACTCATGGCAGGGACAAGCTGGACGGCTTCCAGATTCGGATGATCAAGTTTTATGTGCTCGGATTTGTTGCCTTTCTGGGATTGACCTTTGTCGACTACCGCATCCTAGTGAAATACGGCTTATATGCCTATATATCAGGTGTTGCCTTGCTGATCCTTGTCAGCTTTATCGGAACAGAACAAAACGGGGCCCAGGGCTGGATAAAATTCGGTTCCATTGGTCTTCAGCCCGCAGAATTGTTTAAGCTGGTTCTGATTCTTTTCTTGGCGGCGGTCCTTTATCGTAAAAATAAACATAAGTTGTCCTTTTGGGGTGACATAATACCGCTGGGGTTAATCACTCTACTACCCTTTTTGGTGGTCATTTCTCAGAATGACTTGGGTAACGCGTTATCCTACATTGTGATTCTAATTGGGCTACTATGGATTGGGAACATTAAATTTTCGCATGCGCTTATCGGCTTGCTGGTCATGGCGAGTGCGGCTACTGCTGGAATTATGAGCTATATTCATTTTCATGATGACATTAAGACGTTTCTTACAGATATCAACCGATCTCACTGGATAGAGCGCTTTGATCCATGGCTTGTACCGGATAAGGCCACTGCCAAAGCCAGCTATCATACTAAAAATGCTAAACTGGCTATTGCTTCAGGAGGGATGAGCGGGGAAGGTTATATGGAGGGTACTTCCGTGCAAACGGATCGAGTGCCATACACTTACTCTGACTCTATCTTTGTGCAGATTGCCGAAGAGTTCGGCTTTGTCGGATCGGCGGCGGTGCTGCTGCTGTATTTTATATTGATTCACCGAATGATTCTAATTGCCCTTGAATGCAGGGATCGAAGTGGGCCTTTTTTGATCGTCGGCGTTGTCGCGATGATGCTTTATCAAATCTTTGAGAATATCGGCGCATTTATTGGCCTGATGCCGTTAACGGGAATCACTTTACCCTTCATCAGTTACGGAGGGACCTCGCTGCTTATTAATATGGCCAGCATCGGCCTGGTGATGAGCGTCAAGCTTCATGGTCAAGAGGTGGAAGAGGACCTTCCTAAGAAGTCTGTTTACTCGGCTCCAGGCAAGCAGATGTAACTTATGACCCATATTTGAATCTAAAACCGTCAGACAATCCATAGGGTTGCACTGGCGGTTTTTTTTGCACAAATAAGAAACTACTTTCCTTGGCAGGTATTTATTGTATTCCCGTCTTCCAATCATTTACAATAGAACTACAGCTCACCCGTGCGATGATTTGCATGCAAGCTAGTCGAGGTCAAGGAGACACATAACCATGCTTGAGAAGATCAAAAAAGTGGATGGGGTTATCGTGGTAATCCTTGTTTTACTTATGGCAGTGAGTATTACCTCTATTTATAGTGTGACTGCTGGAACGGAGTTAAACGGTTCTCATATTCAAATGTTGAAATATTATGGATTGGGCTTTATCGCTTTTATTGGATTGTCGTTCGTAGATTATAGGCTGCTATTAAAAAATGCATTTTATATCTATATGTTTGGAATAGGATTATTGGTGCTGGTCAGCTTTACCGAAAGTAAAAACGGCGCCAAGGGCTGGTTGGAATTGCCCGTGGTTCATCTGAGTCTTCAACCTGCGGAGCTATTCAAGCTCATATTAATTCTTTTATTAGCCTCACTGCTGATTTGGAAAAACAAAGATAAGCTTACCTTTTGGCGGGATATTGTCCCCCTTACCTTAATTACACTTGTTCCCTTTGGGATCGTAATTTTACAAAATGATCTGGGTAACGCCTTGAGCTATGCTGTTATTTTGATGGGAGTGCTGTGGATCGGCAATATTAAGTTTTCGCATGCCTTAATCGGATTGGTGCTTATCGGAGGTTCTGCTTTTGCGGGAATCACCAGCTATATTCAATATCATGATCAGGCAGTTAGCTTCTTAGAGGATAAGATCGGCCGTGATCATTTGGTGAAACGCTTTGATCCGTGGCTGGTTCCTGAATTGGCCTCAAAGGATGCCAGCTACCATACTAAAAATGCCCAACTGGCTATTGCTTCAGGTGGAATGGTCGGAGAGGGATATATGGAAGGAACGTCCGTACAGGCTGGCAAAGTTCCTTATACATATTCGGATGCTATCTTTGTGCAGATTGCCGAGGAATTTGGGTTTCTGGGTTCTGCGGGAGTGCTGCTACTATTTTTTATCCTAATCCATCGGATGGTTCTAATTGCGCTAGAGTGCAAGCAGCGAGGAGGGCCCTTTATTATTGTGGGGGTTGTGGCTATGCTGCTGTACCAGATCCTTGAAAATATCGGTGCCTTTATCGGTCTGATGCCGCTGACAGGTATTACTTTGCCTTTTATAAGTTTCGGCGGTACGTCTATATTAATCAATATGTCCAGTATGGGTATCGTCATGAGCGTTCATTTGTACGGAGGGGAAGAAGAGGATGATTTACCGGTGTACCCTCGCTATTCACCTCCTCCCAAACTTCTCTAATTTCAAAATTTAATAGATTGCTAGGTTTGCAGTCTCTCTCTCCCGGGCATACTACTCACATGAGAGTGTTGAGGGAGAGGGGTTATTCAGATGAACTTTGAGGAACGTAGTGTAGGGGATTCCCTGCGTGTAACTGTAAAGTATACTGCCATTTTAATTTGTTTTTTTATGATTCTTATGATGGCCTGGGAAGGGCAAAAGACAGATGCTGCCGTTGCGGAGGTTTCGATTCCGCAGGAATCCATCCGGTTGCGTATTTTGGCAAATTCTGACGGTGCACAGGACCAATTAGTTAAACGTCAAATTCGTAATGCTGTTGTAGAACAGATGAATCAATGGGTATCTGAATTGGAGGATCCACAAAGCCTGGAGCAGGCGCGTACTCTAATTAGAGGGCATTTGCCTGAATTAAACGCACTCGTGGGTACGGAGTTGAAATCGCGTGGTATAAATTATTCCTACAACGTTGAGCTTGGAGTGGTTCCTTTTCCAACTAAAATGTACGGTGGCACCGTCTACCCAGCGGGTGATTATGAGGCTGTAAGAGTTACCTTAGGGGCAGGAAAAGGGCAAAATTGGTGGTGCGTGCTGTTTCCGCCGCTATGCTTTATTGATGCCGGTTCAGGAGATGCAGCTGCTGCGAAGGATAGCAAGAAGGTTTCCGCATCGGCCTCTGAAGGGTCGAATGGAAAATCGGTCGCAGGGAAGGTAGTCAAAACGGGAGGGGCGGTCAGTGATGCAGACGCTCAAACGTCTGAGGAGCCTGAGGTGCGCTTCTTCGTCTGGGAGCTGCTGCAAAAAATCGGGAGATGGTTCAGCAGTTTATGGGGATAAATGAATGCCTTATCCTCTGAAAAGGCATGTTGTTTTGACCCTTTCTATGATACTATTTCAGAAGCGGATTAACGCGGCTCCACGTGGTGGGGCCGTTTCTTCTTGTCCAAAACAACGACCTTGCAGAAAGTTAGTGATATTTATGGATAACAATCATGAAGAATCTCTGTTCGCTGTTCAGCGCCGGAGTGGAGATATAAGAACAACAGTCTATTGGGAGCTAAGCTCCACGAAGGATATAGCGGAGACTTCTGCTGATATTCAACGGGTGGATCAAAGGGACATT harbors:
- the prfA gene encoding peptide chain release factor 1, translated to MLDRLQALADRYEKLSELLCDPDVANDSKKLRDYSKEQSDLQPAFEAYAEYKNVMEELEAAKMMQGEKLDDEMKEMVKMEIDDLSGRQVELEERIRMLLLPKDPNDDKNVIVEIRGAAGGDEAALFASDLYRMYTRYADTQGWRVELMDVNANDLGGFKEVIFLINGRGAYSKMKFESGAHRVQRIPTTESGGRIHTSTSTVSVMPEAEEFEIEIHDRDIRVDTFCSSGAGGQSVNTTKSAVRVTHIPTGIMATCQDGKSQNSNKEKALQVLRARISDLKRQEEEAKYAGERKSKVGTGDRSERIRTYNFPQSRVTDHRIGLTLHRLEQIMNGDITEIISALSIAEQTELMEKGE
- the prmC gene encoding peptide chain release factor N(5)-glutamine methyltransferase, with translation MSEVQSIREAFAEASSFLSQCGCNEPQRSAQLLLEHALGLSGAAYYMAFADPFPAELRSAWEESVTRRGTGEPVQYIIGEQEFYGRSFEVTPDVLIPRPETELLVEAVLKYGAELWPDGRACGQAADDTPAARSLTAVDIGAGSGAISVTLAAEAPAWRVSAGDISPAALAVAARNALRHGAAVDFRLGDLLEPFAGMETDILVSNPPYIPGGDIAGLQREVREHEPRTALDGGEDGLDPYRRMMEQLTLLPAPPRLVGFELGLGQAEQVAGLLAAAGHWSEIVTINDLAGIPRHVLGISR
- a CDS encoding FtsW/RodA/SpoVE family cell cycle protein — encoded protein: MLQKIKKVDGVIVVILVLLMAVSIFAIYSVTHGRDKLDGFQIRMIKFYVLGFVAFLGLTFVDYRILVKYGLYAYISGVALLILVSFIGTEQNGAQGWIKFGSIGLQPAELFKLVLILFLAAVLYRKNKHKLSFWGDIIPLGLITLLPFLVVISQNDLGNALSYIVILIGLLWIGNIKFSHALIGLLVMASAATAGIMSYIHFHDDIKTFLTDINRSHWIERFDPWLVPDKATAKASYHTKNAKLAIASGGMSGEGYMEGTSVQTDRVPYTYSDSIFVQIAEEFGFVGSAAVLLLYFILIHRMILIALECRDRSGPFLIVGVVAMMLYQIFENIGAFIGLMPLTGITLPFISYGGTSLLINMASIGLVMSVKLHGQEVEEDLPKKSVYSAPGKQM
- a CDS encoding FtsW/RodA/SpoVE family cell cycle protein gives rise to the protein MLEKIKKVDGVIVVILVLLMAVSITSIYSVTAGTELNGSHIQMLKYYGLGFIAFIGLSFVDYRLLLKNAFYIYMFGIGLLVLVSFTESKNGAKGWLELPVVHLSLQPAELFKLILILLLASLLIWKNKDKLTFWRDIVPLTLITLVPFGIVILQNDLGNALSYAVILMGVLWIGNIKFSHALIGLVLIGGSAFAGITSYIQYHDQAVSFLEDKIGRDHLVKRFDPWLVPELASKDASYHTKNAQLAIASGGMVGEGYMEGTSVQAGKVPYTYSDAIFVQIAEEFGFLGSAGVLLLFFILIHRMVLIALECKQRGGPFIIVGVVAMLLYQILENIGAFIGLMPLTGITLPFISFGGTSILINMSSMGIVMSVHLYGGEEEDDLPVYPRYSPPPKLL
- the spoIIR gene encoding stage II sporulation protein R, which gives rise to MNFEERSVGDSLRVTVKYTAILICFFMILMMAWEGQKTDAAVAEVSIPQESIRLRILANSDGAQDQLVKRQIRNAVVEQMNQWVSELEDPQSLEQARTLIRGHLPELNALVGTELKSRGINYSYNVELGVVPFPTKMYGGTVYPAGDYEAVRVTLGAGKGQNWWCVLFPPLCFIDAGSGDAAAAKDSKKVSASASEGSNGKSVAGKVVKTGGAVSDADAQTSEEPEVRFFVWELLQKIGRWFSSLWG